The genomic DNA CTATGAGGGGACACACGACAGGTTAGGGAATGTAGGTCAGGACATGGCAAGGAGATTCAAGGCTAACATAGTGGGCACTCGCTCTGTGTCGCAAATGTCCACGCCCTGGTGCGGGACTCTAAGTGGGAGGAACTTGAAACTTTGAGAATGTTTTCTAATGTGCCAGGTTGAAAGACAAAGATTTCACTGAGTGTGGTAGCTGAGGTCTGTAGTCCCAAAACTCCAGGTAAGGCAGGCAAACTGctgaaaggccagcctgggctaaagaaaaagagactgtttcaaacaaaaacaaaagcaaagattACAGAAGTGTCTGAGGTATAATAATCTCCCATGAGATGGAGACCCATCGATGGAAATGCACAAGCGTCTAGAGTGCCAGCCTTCCTGCGTGGTGATATATTACCATGGGATAGTAATGACAGTCTGTCTCCCAGACATGGGCCACATTAAACGTTTCTTTTCATATGCCCAATAATGACTGTCCCCTGCTTCCCTTTGCTGCGAGTCCTCCTTCCTGCTTCGTCTGTCTGTGTCCGGTGCCCTTTCAGTAACCGTGCCCTCTGCTCATCATTGCTCAGTCACAGTTGTAAAGATGATATTTGTAATGTAAGGCGCATGTTTCCATTGTAAATTGATTCTTCATTTCTTACCCACccccacatatgcatacacacagattaTAGATTATAAATCAAAGGAAAAGGAGACCTGCACATTCATGATAACTTACTCACAGATTGTCCACAAATCCAGCATCTGGGTGCCACCCCCTCTGTAGCTTGTATACTCGTGTTGACAACATCTGTTCAATCTCCTTTTCAGAAATCAAAAAAGTTGATGACCCCAGAGAAGGAATCCAGGAAAATGGCGAGAAACATCTGCAGTGCGGTGATGATCTCCACAGCTGGAGAGCGGAGAAGGGGGACGAGTTTGATGAAGCCTGCACCCTAGAACCACCCCTCATTTCCCCCAGCTCAGGCGCTCACAGCTGTGTCtcctgtgggaagactttggaatCTGTTACAGAACTGATTTGCAGTGATGGAAGCTATGCAGTAGAGAAGCCCGACAAGTGTTTTGAGTGTGGGAAAGGGTACAGAGAAAACCCTGAGGACCTTAACCAAAGTGAGGGTAACTCTTCTGAACGTGACGAAAGTATTCTGCAGAAAATCACCATTTTGGAGAAACCCTTTGACTATGAGTGCTTGGAAGCCTTAGACAGGGAAAGTGTTTTCATGGCTCATGAGAGAGCTTACATGGgggagaagccctatgaatggaACGGTTCTGGACCAGACTTCATCCAGATATCAGACTTCAGTACGTATCACAGATCACAAGTGGAAATGAAGCCCTTCGAATGTACGCAGTGTGGGAAGTCCTTCTGTAAGAAGTCCAAATTCATCATCCATCAGAGAGcgcacacaggagagaaaccgtATGCTTGCGGTGTGTGTGGAAAGTCCTTTAGTCAAAAGGGGACCCTCACTGTACATCGGAGGTCACACTTAGAGGAGAAGCCCTATAAGTGCGATGAGTGTGGGAAGACCTTCTGTCAGAAGTTACACCTCACACAGCACCAGAGAACTCACTCAGGAGAGAAGCCCTACGAATGTAGCGAGTGCGGGAAGACCTTCTGCCAGAAGACGCACCTTACTCTACACCAGAGGAATCATTCAGGGGAGAGGCCCTATCCGTGTAGTGAATGCGGGAAATCCTTCTCCCGGAAGTCTGCCCTCAATGACCAtcagagaacacacacaggagagaagctCTACACGTGTAACGAGTGTGGTAAGTCCTACTACCGGAAGTCCACCCTCATCACGCACCAGAGAACACACACGGGGGAGAAGCCCTATCAGTGTAGTGAGTGTGGGAAGTTCTTCTCTCGCGTGTCGTACCTCACCATACACTATAGGAGCCATTTAGAAGAGAAACCTTATGAGTGTACAGAATGTGGGAAAACCTTCAATCTAAACTCCGCCTTCACCAGGCACCGGAAGGCCCATGCAGAAGAGAGAGTGCAGGAGTGCGGTGAGTGTGGGAAGCCGTCCCGGCTGCAGTATCTCCCTGATCACGCTGATGGCCTAGGAGAGAAGCACCACGGGTGTAATGAGTGTGGGAAGACCTTCCTTGAAAACTCAGCCTTCAGCAGGCACCAGCCCGTTCCCGAAGGGGAGAAAACTTACGAGTGTAACATATGCGGGAAGGTGTTCTCTGACCTGTCGTGCTACACTGTGCATTACAGAGGTCATTCAGAAGAGAAACCCTTTGGCTGCAGCGAGTGTGGGAAAACCTTCTCTCATAATTCATccctcttcagacatcagagaGTACACACAGGCGAGAAGCCGTACGAGTGTTACGAGTGTGGCAAGTTCTTCTCGCAGAAGTCCTACCTCACTATCCATCACAGGATCCATTCAGGAGAGAAGCCGTACGAGTGTAGCAAGTGTGGCAAAGTGTTCTCTCGGATGTCGAACCTCACCGTCCACTACCGAAGCCATtcaggagagaagccctatgaatgtaatgaGTGTGGAAAAGTCTTCTCCCAGAAGTCGTACCTCACTGTTCATTACCGGACTCATTCAGGAGAGAAGCCTTATGAATGTAACGAATGTGGGAAAAAATTCCACCACAGATCAGCCTTCAATAGCCATCAGAGAATTCATAAAAGAGGGACTATAAATGTACTTAATGTAGAAAATCTCTGAcgtctcaatttttaaaaagacatatggTTATAGTGAACATTGGGAGTCCAATAGGTAGTCAAGGGTGCCCCCCCAAACTTTTAAtatatgtggtgctgggaactgaatatGGGCCCTTTGCATGCTATAGAAATTCTGCACTGAGCTGGACTGCAGTGACTCACGAGTTGAGCACCCCTGCTCTTAAAGAGTGTGAAGTCCTAAAACAAAATCCATTTTAACCTGAATTTTCAGAGCAGAATCTGTAAAGATTGGGCAAGAAGCAAACCGTTTATGGGACACTAGGTAATTTTTACAGGAGTGAAACTTCgaaagtatttaatatttattttttatttaaattgtatttacaTATCAGGGAGCGTTGCCGAGAACTGTCAGCCGATGAGTATAACTCACCTTGGACACATACGCTAAAAGCCATATTTCTGATGTCAGACCAGGTGTCTATAGACAGGATGCAAGAAGCCGTCAGCTCTGAGCAAAGTTATGAAATGAAATTATAAAGCTAGCGCTTGGCCACGAGGATGACTAAACCACGGCACCTCTGCTGTTCTAGAAGTCGAGCAGCCATTCTATGCAATGTTTGCCATCTCCGCCTCGAACGATTGGTGGAAACCTGGTATCCAGGATTAGCAACGCCTGTTACAGTGGGTCCATTGGTGGGATATGCTATGTGATCGGGAAGTACATAGTTTTCTAGGTCACTGCTTGCCAGGAGAGCGGTTTTGTAAAAAATTTTCAACTGGAATTGagcaaaaaattttttaaaatactattttgatAAACTATGCTGTcttagtgttctgttgctgtgaagagacacgatgGCCATGGAAATTCTTGGAAAGGTAAACATTTAATCGAACTCTGCTCTGAACTCTAGTTCAGAGGTCTAGCCCGCTGTAATGGTGGCGAGCATCATggtggcacgcaggcagacatgatgcggaggggaagctgagagttccacatctggacccacaggcagcagggagagagagatactGGGCCTGACTTGAGTGTTTGAAATCCCAAAGTTTACCCCCtagcgacacacttcctctagcaaggcaacacctattctaacaaggtcacacctagtgccacttcctaatgacccaagatccagatctatgagcctgtgggagccatTTCTGTTCGAGCCACCACATATGCACACCTAACTTGGGGTTGTGTCCTCTAACTAGAAGAGTGTGTACCGTAGACATGCCGTGTTTCCGTTTATCACCTCGTACTGTCAGGCCTTTAGAATACAGTATTCTTCTCTCAGACACTTTCTGGTTGACACTTTTTGGGCATAATGCCTTGCTAAAAATGTTTTGACTGCCTACCATTTCTCCATGTGAGAATCCTCCAAGCATCACGATTCTCTTTTGATTGCCACACAGTAGATGTGTCCCAAGACCCCCCCAGGCATTACTTGAAGCGATGTAGTCCCAAACCATAAGTACTGTGGTTCTGCAACACCTTATGTGGTTGCTAAGACAGCTGCTTAGTGGTGGGCAGTCGTGAGTGCAATGTGGAATCCCTGAACAGAAGGATTGACACTCCAATGGGATGTCTTCAACTTTCCATAGATGATGTCGATTTACACTGTAGGTTAGTGGGGTCTCGTGTCCACTCCGCCACAGGGCTTGGGCCACTTGGGGAGGCAGGACATGGGAAGTTTGACTGTGCTTACTTACCCCATCCTGCCACAGCCAGGTGGGTAGTGGGTCATAGGGCAGCCCCAGGACACcgctccaggggtggggaagcacgGTCTGAGCTCGGGGCAGCCGGAATTGGCTTGGGGGGCCCTTGGGGCTAGGTCTAGCCAAGGCTGAGAGGGCAAAGGGGGGAAGCTCTGACTGGTCCCGTGGAGATAGTCCTTGGCTGGACGGCAGGATGCAGGCTTGGTGGTGGAGGTATCCGGGAGTGTGGGGAGACTTTCTTCTGGAGATTAGA from Rattus norvegicus strain BN/NHsdMcwi chromosome 12, GRCr8, whole genome shotgun sequence includes the following:
- the Rbak gene encoding RB-associated KRAB zinc finger protein isoform X1; the protein is MSISKGPLSFKDVAVAFSQEEWQQLDSEERTTYRDVMLETYSNLVSVGYDVTKPNVIIKLEQGEEPWTVEGDRHAKRHLEIKKVDDPREGIQENGEKHLQCGDDLHSWRAEKGDEFDEACTLEPPLISPSSGAHSCVSCGKTLESVTELICSDGSYAVEKPDKCFECGKGYRENPEDLNQSEGNSSERDESILQKITILEKPFDYECLEALDRESVFMAHERAYMGEKPYEWNGSGPDFIQISDFSTYHRSQVEMKPFECTQCGKSFCKKSKFIIHQRAHTGEKPYACGVCGKSFSQKGTLTVHRRSHLEEKPYKCDECGKTFCQKLHLTQHQRTHSGEKPYECSECGKTFCQKTHLTLHQRNHSGERPYPCSECGKSFSRKSALNDHQRTHTGEKLYTCNECGKSYYRKSTLITHQRTHTGEKPYQCSECGKFFSRVSYLTIHYRSHLEEKPYECTECGKTFNLNSAFTRHRKAHAEERVQECGECGKPSRLQYLPDHADGLGEKHHGCNECGKTFLENSAFSRHQPVPEGEKTYECNICGKVFSDLSCYTVHYRGHSEEKPFGCSECGKTFSHNSSLFRHQRVHTGEKPYECYECGKFFSQKSYLTIHHRIHSGEKPYECSKCGKVFSRMSNLTVHYRSHSGEKPYECNECGKVFSQKSYLTVHYRTHSGEKPYECNECGKKFHHRSAFNSHQRIHKRGTINVLNVENL